tttgccGCTTTGCTGATAACCGTTCCGCTaagaaatattttaattttaaaatataaccgGAATTAGTTTATAAGTCTGCTAAAAATGGTGGCCGCGAGCGACAGCGGTAGCATATACGGAACTAGCTGCAACGCTTctgtaaaaatacaataaaataaaaataaaaggattAATATCGAGTCGccttttttttgccgtgtacTAACGATCTCCAAAATGTCTCGGCAATCCAACCGCACAACAGACAGCAAGAAGATGGTATGTTACGCTCTCTGAAGCACGATTAAAACGTTGTATGTAGTTTGCATAATGCTAACTTTGCTTAAGATGCATTCGTCCATCATACTTGTTACTAGTTTAGCCCGCATCCGTCATTTACGCCGTTTAAAATTCCACAGTGAGAACGAATATGTCATTTCCTTGTAGAATTCTGAGCTGTTCACGCTGACCTATGGAGCTTTGGTCACACAACTATGCAAAGACTACGAAAATGATGAGGAGGTCAACAAACAACTGGACAAAATGTgagtctgcaaaaaaaaaaaaaaaaaaaaaccataaaacTGGatggatttgatttattttaagtgGAAATATGCACTATTCACAAAAAGTTAAGAATAATGGGTTTTTTGGTTGAATCTTGTTTGACTTTTGGCAGCTTTTTTGTTCAAATTGAATACAACTTGACTCTCATGAATGAAAGTGGAGCTCTGTATGAGCTCTGTGTGAGCTCTGTAGAGCTCTGAGCTCTAATAAATATATTAGATTAACATTCATTGAAGTTCTTTTAAAATGAGTGTAGtatacaaaatgaatacaaacaagAGCAATATGTCCACCCATGTTGTGacgtttgtgatgtcattaatTGGTTTCCAAATGATTAAATATTCTGCTGTGATTTGATTTCCTTGAACCACACCTTCCACTGCGCTGTTTTCCAAATAGTTTAAACGCAAATCCCCAAGAGACAATGACTACACGTTGTGCGGCAACTCAAAGCAAATTACGGGCATTCTTGCCTTATGTTTTCTGGCCTCAGACCAGTGTGTCAGCCTGTTTCAGTCAGCCTGCACATCAGCGATAGGACCTTGTAGCTAATTAAAATCTCCTGCCAAACGTTTGAACCAACCATGTGTTCCATCTTATTACAGGACGGTATCAGTTTGATGTTCttattttccccccttctcaCTTTCATAGGGGTTACAACATCGGAGTGCGTCTCATCGAGGACTTCCTGGCACGCTCCAGCGTCGGCAGGTGTCAGGATTTCCGAGAAACAGCCGATGTCATCGCTAAGGTGATTGGATGCTTCCAGGCTAATCAGAGCGTGACCGTGGACGTCTTCCAAAGAGAACAGATAAATCCGATTTAGAGAACAGCATCTTGATGAAAAGCTGGGGGAAATTCTCTTTTATTCACATGTACAGTCAATAGCAACAATTctgaggtcaaattgagttcaTCTATAAATGTTAAAGTTCATCCTGAAACCTGAAAGTGTTCATTCTTATGGACAAAACCTTCATATGTACAGTACAGCTGGCTGGGACATAATCCTGTTTCCATTTCCTGTGAAATGTGTTCACATCTCACTTCCTTTCTCTGGCATGTTCTGTAAAGGTTAGTTTTCCTTCGTGACcccagagggggaaaaaaaaaaaaaaaaaaagaattcaggTGGAACCAAGTGTGCAACTGCAACTCCCCCATCTGTTT
This portion of the Festucalex cinctus isolate MCC-2025b chromosome 19, RoL_Fcin_1.0, whole genome shotgun sequence genome encodes:
- the trappc3 gene encoding trafficking protein particle complex subunit 3 isoform X2, yielding MSRQSNRTTDSKKMNSELFTLTYGALVTQLCKDYENDEEVNKQLDKMGYNIGVRLIEDFLARSSVGRCQDFRETADVIAKVAFKTYLGVTPSVTNWSPAGDEFSLILESNPLVDFVELPDNHNTLIYSNLLCGVLRGALEMVTRERELGG